In Granulicella mallensis MP5ACTX8, the sequence TCGATTTATGACAACACCATCGTCATGAATCGAGCACCCGGCCTTTTAGCGGCTCGCTGATTGAAGAGGGGACACCAAAGTCTCAACGAAAAAAAACTACCTGCAAATAGTCCCTCGTCAGAGGAGCTATTTGCAGGTAACTAAGTATTAAATCTTAGGTTCGGCGTAGTCCCCCAAATGCTCAATTACTACCAGCAGTTCGGATAAGGTTGTGCGGTTTGGGTTGCGGGGCTCGTATTCTGGTTCGCGCTGGTGTTTGTGTTGGTGTTTGGGCTTGTGCTCTTGGGGTCGGGGTTCCCGGCGCGAGGAGGCTGCGGGACCGTGGGTGTTGGGCATGGGGTGGGGGTTGGTGTGCCGGTCGAGGGGCGGTCCGGGCCGTGGCGGGGGGCCAGGGAGGGGATTACGCCGAGAGACCGCAGCCAGATGGTGGCGAGGATCGTCCAGTGCTCCTCGGGCTTTCCGGGAGGATGCACACCGAAGCCGTGGCCTCCGGTGGAGTAGAGGTGCATCTCTACAGGGACCTTCGCCTCCTTGAGCGCGCGGTAGTAGATCAGTGAGTTTTCTACGTGCACGCCGTCGTCTTCAGCCTGCAGGAGAAATGTCGGCGGAGTTTTGGCGACAGGCACCAGAGCGGGATCGATTTCAGTAAGGGCTGGTGGGGTTGCTACGTAGGCCGGATAGATGACGAGGCTGAAGTTGGGCCGTGCATCTATCTTCGTGTCGACATCCGCCGCGGCGGGCGTGCTTTCTACATGGGTGTCGTCCCAGTGGGCGCCGAGTGTAACGGCGAGATGCGCTCCGGCGGAGAAGCCCACTACTCCGATGCGGACGGGGTCGATGTGCCAGTCGGAGGCGTGGGCGCGGGTCAGGCGCATGGCCTGCTGGGCGTCTTCGAGATCGGCGGGGTTGTCAGGATAGCGGCCCTTCTCCGGGACGCGGTACTTCACCAGCAGGCAGGTCATGCCGATGGAGTTGAGCCAGTCGCAGGTATCGGTGCCTTCCCCATTCCAGGAGAGACGGGCATAGCCGCCGCCAGGAAAGACGAGCGCTGCCGCGCCTGTGTTCTTCACTCCCGAGGGTGGATAGACGGTGATCGTCGGGTTCGTGACGTTCGTGAGCCGCTCGGTGCGGCGCCCATCGATCAGGGCGTCTTTATCGGTGGTGACGTCGCGTTCAGGATCGGTGGTCTGAGCGGGTTCGGGCGTTGCGTGAGGCCATAAGGGAAGAACGGTCTGCTGGGCGAACGCTGAGGGAGCGGCTGCTAGACCACAGATCGTGAGGCTGCAGGCTGTGAGGCTATAGGCGAAGGCGCGCACGAAAATCTTCATGTGCAAAATAGTACGTCTTTGAGACGTGATGAGGAAACGGTTTCACACAATCTATCGAACGGCACGCTCATCCAGCCCTGCGGGCCGGGCCAGGATGAAGGCTCTTTCCAGCAGTTTGCGGGGAGTCTCACGCTCAGTACCTTTGGCTTGCAACTCGCCTGCGGCGTCCTGTGCGGCAAGGGCGGATCGCACCAGGACGTTCGCCAGAAGCGTGGCGTCTGCCTGTCGTCCGAGCCTTTGTTTCACTACGGGGATCAGTTCTGCCTGCGCCCGCAGATAAAAATCGTACTTCCGCGCGAAGAGCGCCGGCTCGCCATGGATCAGCTTGCGCAGGCTTGCCGCGCGCTGCTTGTTCACTCCGTAGGCGACGAACAAGGCGTGGCAGGTCTCGCGCAACGAGTCCCATATCGGCTCGTCCGCGGGGCGCGCTACAAACGTCTCGCGGAGATAGTCCGCCTGTTGGGCGAACCGTCCTGTAACGACATCATCTTTTGCCGAAAAATAATGGAAGAAGGTGCGGCGCGAGACGTCCGCCGCCGTCGTAATGTCTTCGATCCGAGTCTCCTGGTAACCGCGTTCGAGAAACAGGTCGATGGCTGTATCGATCAGACGTTTCTTTAATGCAGCGCGTTTGCGCTCCCGTAATCCTGGCAATTCTTCAGGCTTCATAGTGCAATTTTGCACTCTTTGACACCTCTCGGCAACGGTAAGAGCCTTGAAGAAGTGGCTAAAACCACGCGAAAGGAAACGAATCGATATGGCAAACCAACGAGTCTGGTTGATTACAGGTTCTTCCCGAGGGCTCGGTCGAGCTTTGGCCGAAGAGGTGCTGTCACACGGCGATCTGCTGGCCGCAACGGCGCGAGATACCCAGCAGCTTGCGCCACTCGTCGAGCAGTATGGCGACAAGGTGCTTCCCCTCGCACTCGATGTACAGGACGCGAAGCAGGTTGAGTCTGCTGTAGGGCTTGCGCACAAACACTTCGGCCGCATCGACAACCTCGTCAACAATGCGGGTTACGGACTTATCGGCGCCTTTGAAGAGATGAGCGAGGAACAGTTCAAGGGGCAGATCGACACTAATTTCTGGGGAGTCATCCATGTCACCCGCGCGGTGCTGCCCCTGATGCGGGTACAGGGTTCGGGCCGCATCTTCCAGGTGACCTCGATCGGTGGCCGTTCTGCCGGTCCGGGGCTGTCCGGATACCACGCCGCTAAATTTGCGGTCGAAGGCTTTAGCGAAGCGCTGGCGCAGGAGGTAGCTCCGCTCGGGATACAGGTCTGCCTGGTTGAACCGGGTGGCTTCCGCACAGACTGGGGCAGTGCTTCCATGG encodes:
- a CDS encoding alpha/beta hydrolase; this translates as MKIFVRAFAYSLTACSLTICGLAAAPSAFAQQTVLPLWPHATPEPAQTTDPERDVTTDKDALIDGRRTERLTNVTNPTITVYPPSGVKNTGAAALVFPGGGYARLSWNGEGTDTCDWLNSIGMTCLLVKYRVPEKGRYPDNPADLEDAQQAMRLTRAHASDWHIDPVRIGVVGFSAGAHLAVTLGAHWDDTHVESTPAAADVDTKIDARPNFSLVIYPAYVATPPALTEIDPALVPVAKTPPTFLLQAEDDGVHVENSLIYYRALKEAKVPVEMHLYSTGGHGFGVHPPGKPEEHWTILATIWLRSLGVIPSLAPRHGPDRPSTGTPTPTPCPTPTVPQPPRAGNPDPKSTSPNTNTNTSANQNTSPATQTAQPYPNCW
- a CDS encoding TetR/AcrR family transcriptional regulator — translated: MKPEELPGLRERKRAALKKRLIDTAIDLFLERGYQETRIEDITTAADVSRRTFFHYFSAKDDVVTGRFAQQADYLRETFVARPADEPIWDSLRETCHALFVAYGVNKQRAASLRKLIHGEPALFARKYDFYLRAQAELIPVVKQRLGRQADATLLANVLVRSALAAQDAAGELQAKGTERETPRKLLERAFILARPAGLDERAVR
- a CDS encoding SDR family NAD(P)-dependent oxidoreductase → MANQRVWLITGSSRGLGRALAEEVLSHGDLLAATARDTQQLAPLVEQYGDKVLPLALDVQDAKQVESAVGLAHKHFGRIDNLVNNAGYGLIGAFEEMSEEQFKGQIDTNFWGVIHVTRAVLPLMRVQGSGRIFQVTSIGGRSAGPGLSGYHAAKFAVEGFSEALAQEVAPLGIQVCLVEPGGFRTDWGSASMAYAPEMEAYSESVGRRRAFMQSGYVFPGDPEKAAQAMFELAGREHLPLRQPLGTDATVFLKHGYEQSLAELAQTSPLAVTTDFADADTASTHGIIERLRVSAQKK